The following coding sequences are from one Halomonas sp. HAL1 window:
- a CDS encoding HlyC/CorC family transporter, translated as MSDDFPLGLLFGLLALLIVLSAFFSSSETGMMSINRYRLSHQANSGDRRAKRVMRLLTRPDRLIGVILIGNNFVNNLAASIATIIAIHFFGDVSGPAISTALLTITILIFAEVTPKTYAAIKPERIAYPTSYALEPLLKLLYPLVWLVNVMSNGLLRLVGVKSVDNGGDSLTRDELRTVVHEAGTLIPYRHRAMLLSILDLENVTVNDIMVPRHEVLGIDLDDTLEDILTQIRTSQHTRLPVYKGDINNIIGMLHLRNAARFLSRDEVTKASIVQEAREPYFIPESTPLHTQLLNFQKQKRRIGIVVDEYGDVEGLVTLEDILEEIVGEFTTDVSEDEEIHQQDDGSHVIEGTANIREINKMLGWQLPTDGPKTLNGLILEHLEAFPEGPACLQIDNMRMEILEIRDNLITSARCWQKIRLPRR; from the coding sequence TTGAGCGACGACTTCCCCCTGGGGTTACTGTTCGGCCTGCTAGCCTTACTGATAGTGCTTTCTGCTTTTTTCTCCAGCTCTGAAACCGGCATGATGTCGATTAACCGCTACCGCTTGAGCCATCAGGCTAATAGCGGGGATCGCAGAGCCAAACGGGTCATGCGCCTGCTCACACGCCCAGACCGCCTGATCGGCGTTATCCTGATCGGCAATAATTTCGTCAATAACTTGGCAGCGTCGATCGCCACTATTATTGCCATTCACTTCTTTGGTGACGTATCAGGGCCTGCTATCTCCACCGCCCTGCTGACCATCACGATTTTGATTTTCGCCGAAGTGACGCCGAAGACCTACGCCGCGATTAAGCCCGAGCGGATTGCTTACCCGACGTCCTATGCCCTTGAGCCGCTGCTGAAACTGCTCTACCCGCTGGTATGGCTGGTTAACGTGATGTCTAACGGCCTACTCCGACTAGTGGGCGTTAAAAGCGTCGATAACGGCGGTGACAGCCTAACGCGTGATGAACTGCGTACGGTGGTTCACGAGGCCGGCACGTTGATTCCCTACCGTCACCGCGCCATGCTGCTGTCGATTCTTGACCTTGAGAACGTTACGGTTAATGACATTATGGTGCCTCGCCATGAAGTCCTGGGCATCGACCTGGATGACACGCTTGAGGATATTTTGACGCAGATTCGTACCAGCCAGCACACCCGGCTGCCGGTCTATAAAGGCGACATCAATAATATTATCGGCATGCTGCATTTGCGTAATGCGGCACGCTTTCTCTCTCGGGATGAAGTCACCAAGGCATCCATTGTTCAGGAAGCCCGCGAGCCCTATTTTATTCCCGAGTCGACACCTCTCCATACCCAGCTGCTCAACTTTCAAAAGCAGAAGCGGCGCATTGGCATCGTGGTAGATGAGTATGGCGATGTTGAGGGTTTGGTCACGCTGGAAGATATTCTGGAAGAGATCGTTGGTGAATTCACCACCGATGTCTCTGAAGATGAAGAGATTCACCAGCAGGACGACGGCAGCCATGTGATCGAAGGCACCGCCAATATTCGCGAAATTAATAAGATGCTCGGCTGGCAGCTTCCTACCGATGGCCCCAAGACGCTTAACGGGCTAATCCTTGAACACCTTGAAGCTTTTCCGGAAGGCCCAGCGTGCCTGCAGATCGACAATATGCGCATGGAGATTCTAGAGATCCGAGACAATCTCATCACCTCAGCACGCTGCTGGCAAAAAATACGCCTGCCACGCCGCTAG
- the ccsA gene encoding inner membrane protein YpjD → MQALPFATIAFVFYVAAAIWQGMTLFRRVPPRQGMVRLLAVLGLLLHIPVVVKLVGQSPGFLPGFTTSATLLMAVAVNVVLVASLFKPVLNAGIALFPLAGIALIAATWLPNQGGHTGLTPGILLHAVSSALAFAVLAIAAAQAVLVGLQNQALRHHHIRGIVQSLPPLTTMERVLFELVWAGIILLTLSIASGLIFLDNFFAQHLAHKTVLSLLAWVIFTTLLIGRYRFGWRGMRAVRWTLGGCGLLVLAYFGSKFVLEILLNQ, encoded by the coding sequence ATGCAGGCGCTCCCTTTCGCCACGATTGCTTTTGTTTTTTACGTTGCCGCTGCTATTTGGCAGGGCATGACGCTGTTCCGGCGTGTACCGCCCCGCCAAGGCATGGTGCGCCTGCTCGCCGTGCTGGGCTTGCTGCTGCATATTCCTGTGGTGGTCAAATTAGTCGGCCAGTCCCCTGGGTTTCTGCCCGGCTTTACCACCAGCGCCACGCTACTGATGGCGGTGGCGGTTAATGTTGTGTTGGTCGCCAGCCTGTTTAAACCGGTGCTTAATGCGGGCATTGCGCTGTTTCCGCTAGCAGGTATTGCGCTCATTGCCGCCACTTGGCTACCGAATCAAGGCGGCCATACAGGGCTTACGCCCGGCATTTTGCTACATGCCGTGAGCTCTGCCCTAGCGTTTGCCGTATTGGCCATTGCCGCCGCACAAGCCGTGCTGGTCGGCCTGCAAAACCAGGCGTTACGCCATCATCATATTCGCGGCATTGTGCAGTCGTTACCGCCGCTGACCACCATGGAGCGAGTGCTTTTTGAGTTGGTCTGGGCGGGCATCATTTTATTAACGCTCTCCATCGCGAGTGGCCTTATTTTTCTGGATAACTTTTTTGCCCAGCACTTGGCGCATAAAACCGTGCTTTCGCTGCTGGCTTGGGTAATCTTCACGACACTGCTAATTGGTCGTTATCGCTTTGGTTGGCGCGGCATGCGTGCCGTGCGTTGGACACTCGGTGGCTGCGGCCTCCTCGTACTGGCCTATTTTGGCAGTAAGTTCGTACTTGAGATTTTACTCAATCAATAG
- a CDS encoding 1-acyl-sn-glycerol-3-phosphate acyltransferase produces the protein MTGWVNVTRQVLRWLIFISMRLCYRLQVHGRHHIPKHGAALVVCNHVSFMDALVLGGASPRPLRFVMDQPIFDSPWLKWWFQLVGAIPIESERRSPGALRRALDDVSAALRQGQVVMVFPEGRLTPDGEIHAFRRGLETILARDDVPVIPAGLAGLWGSWTSHHGGKALKKYPKRFRAPVSLHFGPPLNRLDADDMALRRFLEARVRALKAAADQDLANRH, from the coding sequence GTGACGGGGTGGGTCAATGTGACTCGACAAGTGTTGCGCTGGCTGATTTTTATCTCCATGCGCCTGTGCTACCGGCTGCAGGTTCATGGGCGCCACCATATTCCCAAACACGGCGCGGCGCTGGTGGTGTGTAACCACGTAAGCTTTATGGATGCCTTGGTGCTCGGCGGTGCTAGCCCTCGGCCACTGCGCTTTGTTATGGATCAGCCGATTTTTGATTCCCCTTGGCTGAAGTGGTGGTTCCAACTGGTGGGCGCTATTCCTATCGAGTCTGAGCGGCGCAGCCCCGGCGCGCTCAGGCGCGCTTTGGATGACGTGAGCGCAGCCCTTCGTCAGGGTCAGGTCGTGATGGTATTTCCTGAAGGTCGATTGACCCCAGATGGTGAGATTCACGCTTTTCGCCGTGGCTTGGAGACAATCCTGGCGCGGGACGATGTGCCGGTAATCCCTGCTGGATTGGCGGGTCTATGGGGTTCCTGGACGTCTCACCATGGTGGTAAGGCGCTGAAGAAATACCCCAAGCGTTTCCGGGCGCCGGTCAGCTTGCACTTTGGCCCACCGCTCAATCGCCTGGATGCCGATGATATGGCGCTGCGGCGGTTTCTAGAGGCAAGGGTAAGGGCGTTAAAAGCGGCAGCTGACCAGGATCTGGCCAACCGTCATTAA